In the genome of Drosophila kikkawai strain 14028-0561.14 chromosome 2R, DkikHiC1v2, whole genome shotgun sequence, the window TTTCCCTACTATGTGATCGTCCGAGACCTCAACCAGCTGCCCCTGGTGCTCAGCGAGGCGATGAGGCAGTGGTTCGAGCTGGTCAACAGCGAGTAATGGCATTAGCCATCCCGGAGATATCATAGAAAATAtgattttcttagttttagaCATTAATAGACAAGTAATTTAAGTAGTTAATTGATAAGGAAAATGAATTCAAAGTGTAttctttttgttattttaaccCAAGGGTTCCTGACCCGCCATTGAAAGGCGTTTTAGGCTTAAGTCAAAATGTTACTTgaaatatatctatttttttacaactaaaaatgatttattgttTGACTTTTCATCAAATTATTcgaagaataaatatatttatgaaaaatataatatcctTAGCCACAAATTCTTACCTAGAGAATTTTTAACTCCCTTACTTTATGACACGTAAATTTTATGGCTGTTCGATCTGATCAGAAAGCAGCATAGAAATCATAATGCAAGAGTATTCAAACTTCGGCGTTATGAAATTGGCTTGCtttcttttattgtttataatttgtgaTATTTCCGGTATAATGAATATGTTGGTATTATTATTAGCAATCCGATTCGAACTTGATAACTGGCTTTCTGATAAGGACGCCTTCTAATAAGTGGCAGAGAGCAGCGCAAAGTAACAAACACAGTCGGAAAAGTACACTCAATGGCTACGGATCGGGTAAACCATACGTTGGAGGACGCCGCTAATCTTTCAAGTCCACAAGTCGTAGAAGGCGTAAGGGTTACTAACTCAATTAAACATAATTTCTACCCTAATGTATTCCCCATTAAGCAGGAACAGGCCAGCGGCTCGAATGGCTTGAATGGCTCGAATATAAACGAAGAAAGGCCTCGATTTCAGGCTACCTCTATGGTGATCGAATGGGTCAGTAGTAAAAAAGTTATGCCTATTAGCTATGAGTAAAATAAcgtacattttaaaatgttatcaGTTCGAGATAGTGGTTATTTGCTCGGGAAAGTCCcattaaatgtttatatgtatatgtttctttaaatttaaacttaacaCAATCTATTCTGTGCTTTGATTTGTCTTTAAATCAAATGGCTAGAATGGCGAATCGATTTCTGAAGTAAGAAATGGAACAGGTCATTTTGAGCCCGTTAGCATGACCTTTAAACTGGTAAGTACGTTAGGAATTATTAacataaattgtaaaaataaactccCCTCATAAGGATGATCAAGGAAATATAGAGATCCCCTCAGATGTTTCGTTGCCAGAATGGATAACGGTTAAAGATCAGCATCGGAAACTGGAGCCTCCCCTGGTCTACATATTTAACCATGAGATCATAAAAAATCATGCAGATCGAACCGGAAGCGCAAAGGATGTCGAAAATCTACAAAATACTTTTAATAGACTAAAGTGTCGGGTGGAGGTAGTGGAGAACCCCAAAAAGATTGATGTCACAGAAACAATTAAGAAATGTGCGTATTAATAATCTTTCTTTATTGCGCTTCCGATCTAAATagaatttcaaatttttcagTAGAAAACACAAATTTCGATCACCTGTCTGCATTGGTCGTAATCATTCTAAGCCATGGCGGAGGGAACGAAATTATCGTAGCCTGCGATGATGAAAAGTATCACTTGGACAATGACGTGCTTGATCCGATCTGCAAAATCAGGAGCCTGCGAGGCAAGCCTAAAATCCTTATAGTCCAGGCCTGTAAGGGCGGACTGGAGGCGGATGCTAAACCGGAGGAATATGGCCACTACCTCAAGTGTTACAGCACCTCTGAGGGCTACAAGGCCTATCGTGACTCAGTGTATGGAAGTATTTATATACAAGTGCTATGCAAGATCATGGATCAAGATGCGCTTAGAAAGGATTTCCGTGAGATTATCAAAGATGTCAACGAAAAGACCGTAGTTGAGTCTATAAGGCtgcagtaaatatttaaaattatatctatcaattttaaaaactactaTTTTCCTGTTTTCCAGACACAAGCAAGTACCAAGCACAGAGGGGATACTGCAGCCCTTTTGTTTTGGAGATTATGTGGattaaaaaaaggaacaaagaataaaatatttgattgtAATTGATTGTAAATACCTTCGGAATTTAAGTAAAGTGGCTAACTGATTTACCAAAGACAAGCACATTAGGATTTGAGCCACTTGAAAAGGGTTTCGAGTAGTTCGAATACCATTGTCCTAGCCTTTGGAAAATGTGTGTCCAAGGCTAAATTCGAATCGATATCAATTCGGAGCTCAGACTTCGTCGACCACAGCAGGTGTCCTCACTTTAACATAATACGAGTAGACGACGATCCAGAAATAAATCTCAACGCCTGTAGAGCGGATTAAGTGGATGGATTCTGGCTTGTTAACTATCCCAAACAACTCACATACATACACGGAGCAGACTGGAACAACGGTCATTCGGATCATTGCCTCATTCACCACCAGGACGATGACGTAAATGGTCAGGATAACGGTGTTGGTCAAGCTCGTGATAAGATAGAAGATCAGCAGGACGGTCGCTTTCTACATTCGGTTGAAAATCATGGAATCAACATCGAGTTATCACATGTCCATCACCAAAATTTACCATCAAAGCCCCGCCCAACAGGAAAAAGCATCCGATGCAGTGGCAAATGGCCACCGCCCGCTCGATCTGATTGTTAAAGATGTCTGATAGACGGAGTGGGCATTACTACGCAGGCCTATACCGCACCGGAGACTTACCTGGAATACTGAGTATAGCAATATTGAAGATGAAGTCAATAATGGAGATAACTATGCAGGCCTTGCGCAACTCAATGCAATAGCAGCATTTCCGAAGCATTTTAAGATttcgatataaaaaaaaaactaaaaataataaactgaGTGATAAGGCGCGGCAGAGTCAGGTAACcgaaattttttatatttacaatctACATGcgtacaattttaaaataacggAAAATCTGTAAGGTAGAGGATTTAGATTAGATAAAGAGAGCTCCTCCCAGTGCGGCGTAGAAGGAGTAGGCCACCAGCCAGAAGTATAGGGTAACCGCTAAAAGGTAGACGGGATTGAAGGGAAACCGATCTGGGTATCTGCTTTCATCGAGTGTACTCACGTATCAATAGGGCATAGATGATAATCACCCAAAACCAAATCCTGAGTATAACATCGGCTATGATGAGTATAATAAAGGCCAGGATCTGGATCATGGTCATCAATATGTAGAAGAGCATCCAGCTGCTCCTTAACTGCGGGTAAAGTAAACTTATAACTGTAACATCAAAATTAGTCTGGGAATCTTACGCGAAAACTACCGATGATCAAGAAGACGCAACTTAGAATGTGAATCATGGTGAAAATGATGTACAGACGTTGGCAAGCATCGGGATGGCCTGTAGGTGGAACCAAGGTATTAGTCCAATGCATGGAATACCACTTAATACACTTACCCATCTCTCCGAATAGGGTAACAATCACACCGGTGAGAATGTTAAACAAAATGTGCAATATCCCAACTACAATGGTGCCCATGCGCAGAtccacgcagcagcagcatcgctGTAGATAAATCATGATGCTGCTCAATCTTACTTTGGTTTCAGGGATATGTTTTTCGGGACAAGTTCGTGTGGGGATAGTTCGTATGTGTATAACTTAGGATTGTTAATGGTTTGACACTAAAAACAAAGCATTTAGGCAACCTGATCTCCAGATTTTAAGGCTAACAAGGCTAAGGCTAACTTCAGGAAaccgaaatttgtatatccttgcagttaagaaattattcataactcagtcaaaaatgcattattttTCTATTCGGAAAGCAtttctgtgttagtttttttaagattaataaatctgcttactcaattttatattttaagaaacaaatatttttgaaaattttaacgatgtaaccccttataaaattttgaaaaaaaaaattgaaaaactaatttttccttttaacaTGACTAGAAAGAGTCGTCTTTTgttgctgatcaataatatatatggtttatagggtggGAAAAGACTTCTTCATGACTAAAATCATaattgactaaaattataattgactaaaattataatacctgAAAAATGGTTCCTTAAATGCCTTTCCGtcttttgaataaaattataagaacCTGCAAAGATTAATAGTCCgggaaatgtttaaaaaggcaaaattttaaaatgttaaattaagtatttaaaagaTCTATAAAGATGGGATCCCACCAAAAAATAGTTAGCATATGGCCAGTCTTTATACCagttaatacaaatattttccagAAGAAGGACTCCAGACTCCATGCTGTCTGCCCCATAATTTTCCCCAAAGAAACTGTAGGTCACCGGTTCCAATGACCGTCCCTGGCCGAACGTGTCAATCGtgttatataataaattacagCGTAAACAACGCAATCGGCAATTAAGGCGAATGCTTTTGGCAAATACTTGCCGGCCAAAAGTGGGCCGGGAAGACCCAGTGGACAGAACGTGACGTCGGCCAGGCCCCTCCCTGCCATCTCTGTGTTTGGATTGTTTGCCTTTGCAGTTTTCGTTTTCATCACCCGAATCCGAATGGGAATCCAAATCGGAATCGGTATCCGTTGGTATCGAAAACGAAACCGAAATGGGCACAATGCGCTGGCTAATTGGTATGCATCGCGACGCGCAGGCGCGGATTGAAGAGCTCCGCGTAACGCTATGGGGATCCATCAGAAATATTATGCAAAAGTGGCCCAGGGCCCGGGGGGTTATACAAACGTCTGCCGGCGGATCCATATAAAACGGCAGATTGACCTGTAGCAGTAGCTTCATTCGCAGTCCAACCATCGAAGAAACCAGCATGAAGACGCAGTGTGTCCTCCTCCTTTTGGCCGCCAGCCTGGCCATATGCTTGGCCCGCCCAGAGCCACCGAAATCCCGCTATggaccaccgccgccgccagcgCCCCAAAAGGAATACGGCCCACCGGCTCCGGCTCAGCCCTTGCCTGTTTATGGACCACCAGCTGCCTTCTATGGACCACCAGCCGCATCGGAGGCCCTGGTTACCAAGAATGTGTACGTTCATGTGCCGCCAGAGGAGCCGGAATACTACCCGGCCTCTGCCCCCATCCAGACTACGGTGCCCAAGAAGCACTACAAGATCATCTTCATCAAGGCACCCAACCCGCCAACTCCAGTGCGCCAGGTGCTGCCACCGCCGGTTCAGGATGAGCACAAGACTCTGGTCTATGTGCTGGTGAAGAAGCctgaggagcagcagccagtTATCCTGCCGGCACCCGAGCCAACGGAGCCCAGCAAGCCGGAGGTGTACTTCATCAAgtacaagcagcagcaggccaagCCGGCCAACCAGTACGGCCCACCATCCGCCCCCTCGGAGGAGTACGGAGCACCACCTGCCCCACGCACCCTCGAGCAGTTCTAGTTTGTATTGTCGCTTAGGTCCCCACACAGCCCAtgaatgtaaatattatttatgatcGCTGCCATTAAAGAGAATTTCTTAGAGAATGCGAAATCAAGTTGGAAGCCGGATCTTAAGTTGGGATTGGGTATTTCCAGGTGGCATCATTACATATTCAGAGGGAATATGGACGTCGTACAGGGAATATAGTCATAATTTCTTGTGATGATTAATAGTGCATTCAGTTGTCACAGCAAAGGGTTGTCCTTTAGA includes:
- the LOC108082353 gene encoding uncharacterized protein isoform X3, whose translation is MLRKCCYCIELRKACIVISIIDFIFNIAILSIPDIFNNQIERAVAICHCIGCFFLLGGALMKATVLLIFYLITSLTNTVILTIYVIVLVVNEAMIRMTVVPVCSVR
- the LOC108082352 gene encoding uncharacterized protein, translated to MIYLQRCCCCVDLRMGTIVVGILHILFNILTGVIVTLFGEMGHPDACQRLYIIFTMIHILSCVFLIIGSFRLRSSWMLFYILMTMIQILAFIILIIADVILRIWFWVIIIYALLIPVTLYFWLVAYSFYAALGGALFI
- the Twdlbeta gene encoding proline-rich protein 2 is translated as MKTQCVLLLLAASLAICLARPEPPKSRYGPPPPPAPQKEYGPPAPAQPLPVYGPPAAFYGPPAASEALVTKNVYVHVPPEEPEYYPASAPIQTTVPKKHYKIIFIKAPNPPTPVRQVLPPPVQDEHKTLVYVLVKKPEEQQPVILPAPEPTEPSKPEVYFIKYKQQQAKPANQYGPPSAPSEEYGAPPAPRTLEQF
- the Damm gene encoding caspase-3 isoform X1, producing the protein MATDRVNHTLEDAANLSSPQVVEGQEQASGSNGLNGSNINEERPRFQATSMVIEWNGESISEVRNGTGHFEPVSMTFKLDDQGNIEIPSDVSLPEWITVKDQHRKLEPPLVYIFNHEIIKNHADRTGSAKDVENLQNTFNRLKCRVEVVENPKKIDVTETIKKLENTNFDHLSALVVIILSHGGGNEIIVACDDEKYHLDNDVLDPICKIRSLRGKPKILIVQACKGGLEADAKPEEYGHYLKCYSTSEGYKAYRDSVYGSIYIQVLCKIMDQDALRKDFREIIKDVNEKTVVESIRLQHKQVPSTEGILQPFCFGDYVD
- the Damm gene encoding caspase-3 isoform X2, translating into MATDRVNHTLEDAANLSSPQVVEGEQASGSNGLNGSNINEERPRFQATSMVIEWNGESISEVRNGTGHFEPVSMTFKLDDQGNIEIPSDVSLPEWITVKDQHRKLEPPLVYIFNHEIIKNHADRTGSAKDVENLQNTFNRLKCRVEVVENPKKIDVTETIKKLENTNFDHLSALVVIILSHGGGNEIIVACDDEKYHLDNDVLDPICKIRSLRGKPKILIVQACKGGLEADAKPEEYGHYLKCYSTSEGYKAYRDSVYGSIYIQVLCKIMDQDALRKDFREIIKDVNEKTVVESIRLQHKQVPSTEGILQPFCFGDYVD
- the LOC108082353 gene encoding uncharacterized protein isoform X1, with product MLRKCCYCIELRKACIVISIIDFIFNIAILSIPDIFNNQIERAVAICHCIGCFFLLGGALMKATVLLIFYLITSLTNTVILTIYVIVLVVNEAMIRMTVVPVCSVYVCVEIYFWIVVYSYYVKVRTPAVVDEV
- the LOC108082353 gene encoding uncharacterized protein isoform X2 — translated: MLRKCCYCIELRKACIVISIIDFIFNIAILSIPDIFNNQIERAVAICHCIGCFFLLGGALMKATVLLIFYLITSLTNTVILTIYVIVLVVNEAMIRMTVVPVCSVYALRFISGSSSTRIMLK